A single genomic interval of Streptococcus oralis subsp. dentisani harbors:
- a CDS encoding aldose epimerase family protein encodes MKAYTERVFGNHEGKDVLTYRFETDGGYQLEVMTYGATILRYVTPDKAGNFANVILGFDDFDSYVGNSPKHGASVGPVAGRIAGATFELNGQTYNLEVNNASNCNHSGSTGWDSSLFELVEVSAHGLTLYTERTDGTGGFPGNLKIWISYHLEETGAYEVSYKVTTDQDTLVNPTNHSYFNLSGDFTQTIDRHVFQLNTEGIYPIAPDGVPAKTPDATRDVVKHIYNGALLKDIFEEEDEQIQLVSGLDHPFALPAGHDNAGFLYDQNSGRFLLFKTEAPCFVVYTANFVDESVIIGGQPMVQHNGIALEAQALPDAIHSDLKDQVILKAGQTFTSKTRYELVVK; translated from the coding sequence ATGAAAGCATACACAGAGCGTGTATTTGGAAATCATGAGGGCAAGGATGTCTTGACCTATCGCTTTGAGACTGATGGTGGTTACCAGCTTGAAGTTATGACTTATGGTGCGACCATCTTGCGCTATGTCACGCCTGACAAGGCTGGGAATTTTGCCAATGTGATTTTGGGCTTTGATGATTTTGATAGCTATGTAGGCAATAGTCCCAAGCATGGAGCAAGTGTAGGTCCTGTAGCGGGCCGTATTGCAGGTGCGACATTTGAGCTTAATGGCCAGACCTATAATCTTGAAGTCAACAATGCCAGCAACTGTAACCACAGTGGTTCAACAGGTTGGGATTCAAGCTTGTTTGAATTGGTAGAGGTGAGCGCCCATGGCTTGACCCTCTACACAGAGCGTACAGATGGGACAGGAGGATTCCCTGGTAATCTCAAGATATGGATCAGCTATCATTTGGAAGAAACTGGTGCTTACGAAGTCAGCTATAAGGTGACGACAGATCAGGATACGCTTGTCAATCCCACTAATCACAGCTACTTCAACTTGTCTGGTGATTTCACGCAGACAATTGACCGCCATGTCTTCCAACTAAATACGGAGGGCATTTACCCAATCGCTCCAGACGGAGTTCCGGCTAAGACTCCAGATGCTACTCGTGATGTAGTGAAACATATCTACAATGGAGCTTTGTTGAAGGACATCTTTGAAGAGGAAGATGAGCAAATCCAGTTGGTATCTGGTTTGGATCACCCATTTGCCCTTCCTGCCGGTCATGACAATGCTGGTTTCCTTTATGACCAAAACTCAGGTCGTTTCCTGCTGTTCAAGACAGAGGCCCCTTGCTTTGTGGTCTACACAGCAAACTTTGTGGATGAGAGTGTCATCATCGGAGGCCAGCCAATGGTGCAACACAATGGGATTGCCCTTGAAGCGCAAGCTTTACCAGATGCCATTCACAGTGACCTCAAAGACCAAGTCATTCTCAAAGCAGGTCAAACCTTTACCAGCAAAACTCGCTACGAGCTTGTTGTAAAATAA
- a CDS encoding SMI1/KNR4 family protein, producing the protein MSLEKIYDYFHHYDSKTYQVVACMGNEPSEEEIQDFEKLYQISLPEDFREFTMSPLGGLYMEVREELWPRAKAFDVAPFWTFCRGIKVYGIANEIPDFLDIRLKTKELHELGFVNYIPFLSIIGDGDVIFCFDKNNHIVALDWYSSGEAEELDSDFSDLLLKQIQELEERKNRMLERIEKQKKEK; encoded by the coding sequence ATGTCACTAGAAAAAATCTATGATTATTTTCATCATTATGATTCTAAAACCTACCAAGTTGTAGCCTGCATGGGAAACGAACCCTCCGAAGAGGAGATACAAGATTTTGAAAAACTGTATCAAATCAGTCTTCCAGAAGACTTTAGAGAGTTTACCATGTCACCCCTAGGCGGACTATATATGGAAGTCAGGGAGGAACTGTGGCCTAGAGCTAAAGCATTTGATGTGGCACCATTTTGGACATTTTGCCGTGGTATTAAGGTTTACGGCATTGCAAATGAGATACCTGATTTTCTAGATATTCGACTGAAGACCAAAGAATTACATGAACTAGGCTTTGTAAATTATATCCCTTTTCTGTCTATCATCGGTGATGGAGATGTGATTTTCTGCTTTGATAAAAATAATCACATTGTCGCCTTAGATTGGTATAGTAGTGGAGAGGCTGAAGAACTCGATAGTGACTTTTCAGATCTTTTGCTCAAGCAAATCCAAGAACTGGAGGAGCGTAAAAACAGAATGTTAGAGAGAATCGAGAAACAGAAAAAAGAAAAATAA
- a CDS encoding DUF4241 domain-containing protein → MEKIQVSKEWLQKYQEIKHLLTSSINYADCFDRKEIQGAEIFVLDMGEVTFPSGEILVRDPLVWLRREEKPYLQSVPKGTYRLKTLVAKIEEDHYRYVATRIQFTDQVPVIYYEALTGDEDIDAVEKDSYFGFAVDAGLATIVDVETKNAYCDFEDNWYKENPDKNIYDDFFAAVFAQHAIDNPLYQREGGDWINFKIPNTDLSIPMIQSGFGDGVYPVYFGYDKDNQLCDLVVEYIYLE, encoded by the coding sequence ATGGAAAAAATACAAGTTTCAAAAGAATGGTTGCAGAAATACCAAGAAATAAAACATCTACTCACTTCGTCTATCAATTATGCAGACTGTTTTGATAGGAAAGAAATACAGGGTGCAGAAATTTTTGTTTTGGATATGGGGGAAGTGACTTTCCCTAGCGGAGAAATTCTGGTTCGCGATCCTTTGGTCTGGCTCCGTAGAGAGGAAAAGCCTTACTTACAATCTGTTCCCAAAGGAACATATAGACTAAAAACTTTAGTAGCCAAGATAGAAGAAGACCATTACAGGTATGTAGCAACGAGAATCCAATTTACAGATCAAGTACCAGTCATCTACTATGAAGCACTGACTGGTGATGAAGATATAGACGCTGTTGAAAAAGACTCTTATTTTGGATTTGCAGTTGATGCAGGTCTGGCAACGATAGTAGATGTTGAAACCAAGAATGCCTACTGCGATTTTGAAGATAATTGGTATAAAGAAAATCCTGACAAAAATATCTACGATGATTTCTTTGCAGCAGTTTTTGCTCAACATGCCATAGACAATCCCCTTTATCAACGTGAGGGTGGGGATTGGATTAATTTTAAAATCCCCAACACTGACCTAAGCATTCCGATGATCCAATCAGGTTTTGGAGACGGAGTCTATCCCGTCTACTTTGGCTATGATAAGGATAATCAGCTTTGTGATTTAGTTGTCGAATATATTTACCTAGAATAG
- a CDS encoding ankyrin repeat domain-containing protein, which produces MSKKRVTLPKNFDELITAGDIEALKAVYDKCELTAHDGRYSLNTALHFGGVPDELVIWLVEQGLDVNTPDYYGRTPLYTHATLGRDTVKLLYELGGDIQKTDTYGSTPLHTAARFFRPKIVSFLIEKGADVNPKTVMGRTPLAEALATCRQINIAQVAEIAEMLIKAGAEVTPDMAERVELIGKDFEFHRENFNKDYLTETEAGLERLYALFDVKPAPKRKVHDGVSPIIVEDGPWQKQYDELWEMLIPSSGPAKTVQGEVIRITGRVQDELYRNGGVNWDKHYRNMLKALPNHFASGTPLSEEELEETKELISSIRAKGSDEDTIIERLCELSVLWVSLNPNPLPLGEINYNR; this is translated from the coding sequence ATGTCCAAAAAAAGAGTGACCTTACCTAAAAATTTTGATGAACTGATTACAGCAGGAGATATTGAAGCTCTTAAAGCCGTATATGATAAATGTGAGCTTACTGCTCATGACGGCAGATACAGCTTAAATACGGCACTTCATTTTGGAGGTGTTCCTGATGAGCTTGTTATCTGGCTGGTGGAACAGGGTTTAGATGTAAATACTCCTGATTATTATGGGCGTACACCATTATATACACATGCCACTTTGGGGAGAGATACTGTAAAACTGCTATATGAATTAGGCGGAGATATACAAAAAACTGATACATATGGGAGTACACCTCTACATACGGCAGCAAGGTTTTTCCGACCTAAGATAGTCAGTTTTTTGATTGAAAAAGGTGCAGATGTTAATCCCAAAACTGTTATGGGACGAACTCCTTTAGCTGAAGCCCTTGCTACTTGTAGGCAGATTAATATTGCACAGGTAGCAGAAATTGCAGAAATGCTCATAAAGGCGGGCGCTGAGGTAACTCCTGATATGGCAGAAAGAGTCGAACTAATCGGAAAGGATTTTGAATTTCACAGAGAAAACTTTAATAAAGATTACTTGACTGAAACAGAAGCAGGGCTTGAGAGACTCTATGCACTGTTTGATGTAAAGCCTGCTCCGAAACGCAAGGTACATGACGGAGTTTCTCCTATTATTGTAGAAGATGGTCCTTGGCAAAAGCAATACGATGAACTTTGGGAGATGTTGATTCCTTCAAGTGGGCCAGCGAAAACTGTACAAGGCGAAGTGATCCGTATAACAGGGCGCGTACAGGATGAGCTCTATAGAAATGGCGGTGTCAACTGGGATAAACACTACCGGAACATGCTTAAAGCCCTGCCAAATCATTTCGCTTCAGGCACACCGCTTTCCGAAGAAGAACTGGAAGAAACTAAGGAACTGATTTCCAGCATCCGTGCAAAAGGCAGTGATGAAGATACTATAATTGAACGTTTGTGTGAACTTTCAGTTCTCTGGGTAAGCTTAAATCCTAATCCGCTTCCTTTAGGGGAAATAAATTATAACAGATGA
- a CDS encoding sensor histidine kinase, with protein MFRKLRIKFIVTATAAIALILAFFLVLMNSIVYTQTEDNIQTVLSILSKNEGELPITDEIKESFTKKNIQEGIIYNFQYFSVREKGNDYTISLGNVQSLTEADVRDFLQKILKKPETYGTITRNGRYFTYQISQTASGKLLVFFEATNYIRERDTLFQVSIWLSLASLFLLALLFTLISGIVIRPFVKNYEKQRMFITNAGHELKTPLAIISANTELQELMEGETEWSISTKEQTERLNHLIGRLIRLARLEEQEDIKLAPQNISLIAEKVATDFAPLFKKEDKNFESLIEADIIEKVAQEEFYELLSILLDNARKYCDPAGTIRLTLKRKAYLLRKRTCITVSNDYKDGRPANIKRFFDRFYRAETSHNNQTTSGYGIGLSMAQHLVSLFRGKIFVTYKKQVITFTIWL; from the coding sequence ATGTTTCGAAAACTACGCATCAAGTTTATTGTCACAGCCACTGCTGCTATCGCTCTGATTCTTGCATTCTTTCTGGTCTTGATGAATAGCATCGTCTATACTCAGACAGAGGATAATATCCAAACCGTCCTCTCCATCTTGTCTAAAAATGAAGGCGAACTCCCAATCACAGATGAAATCAAGGAAAGTTTCACCAAAAAGAACATCCAGGAAGGGATTATCTACAATTTTCAGTATTTCTCTGTCAGAGAAAAGGGGAATGACTACACTATTTCTCTAGGGAATGTCCAATCACTGACCGAAGCAGACGTCAGAGATTTTCTCCAGAAAATTCTTAAAAAACCGGAAACCTATGGCACGATTACTCGCAACGGGCGCTACTTCACCTACCAGATTAGTCAGACAGCTTCGGGCAAGCTCCTAGTCTTCTTTGAAGCTACCAACTACATTCGCGAACGGGACACCCTCTTTCAAGTCTCTATCTGGTTATCACTGGCTAGCCTATTTCTCCTTGCTCTGCTCTTTACCTTGATTTCTGGGATTGTTATCCGTCCCTTCGTCAAAAACTATGAGAAACAACGGATGTTTATCACTAATGCAGGTCATGAACTCAAAACACCGCTGGCTATCATTTCGGCCAATACCGAGCTTCAAGAACTCATGGAAGGAGAGACTGAGTGGAGTATCAGCACCAAGGAACAGACCGAGCGTCTCAACCACTTGATTGGAAGACTGATCCGACTTGCTCGGCTCGAGGAGCAAGAGGATATCAAACTAGCTCCTCAAAATATCTCGCTTATTGCTGAGAAAGTTGCGACAGATTTTGCTCCCCTCTTTAAAAAGGAAGATAAAAACTTTGAAAGCCTGATTGAAGCAGATATCATAGAAAAAGTAGCCCAAGAGGAATTTTATGAGCTTCTTAGCATTCTTCTTGACAATGCCCGCAAATACTGTGATCCAGCAGGCACCATCCGTCTAACTCTCAAACGCAAAGCCTATCTCCTACGCAAGCGCACCTGTATCACCGTATCTAACGACTACAAAGACGGGCGGCCTGCCAATATCAAACGCTTCTTTGACCGCTTTTATCGCGCTGAAACATCACACAATAACCAAACCACCTCTGGGTATGGCATTGGCCTCTCTATGGCTCAACACCTTGTCAGCCTGTTTAGAGGGAAAATCTTTGTCACCTACAAAAAACAGGTGATTACCTTTACCATCTGGTTGTAA
- a CDS encoding response regulator transcription factor: MKILLAEDETQLNRVITVALEREGYGVDSVFNGQDAVEKATTNHYHLMIFDIMMPIKTGIEALKEIRQLGNTTHVIMLTAMAEVDDRVTGLDAGADDYLTKPFSLKELLARLRSTARRLEDYTPDTVQLGNTRLDINEQELAATNSIRLGKKETQLLTLLIQHANQTLSCQQLLEQVWPEELEERDYELVFLYISYLRQKLQSVQSNLQILGSAEGPFQLTGGD; this comes from the coding sequence ATGAAAATCCTACTTGCCGAAGATGAAACTCAACTAAATCGCGTCATCACTGTTGCTTTAGAACGCGAAGGCTATGGCGTTGATTCTGTTTTTAATGGACAAGATGCTGTCGAAAAAGCTACAACTAACCACTATCACCTCATGATTTTTGACATCATGATGCCAATCAAAACTGGAATCGAAGCCCTCAAAGAAATTCGCCAGTTGGGCAATACGACCCACGTTATCATGCTGACAGCCATGGCTGAAGTAGATGATCGTGTAACCGGACTCGATGCAGGTGCCGACGACTACTTGACCAAGCCTTTCTCGCTCAAGGAACTATTGGCTAGGCTCCGTTCTACTGCCCGCCGTCTGGAGGACTATACCCCAGATACGGTCCAATTAGGAAATACTCGCTTGGATATTAACGAACAAGAATTAGCTGCTACAAACAGCATTCGTTTAGGGAAAAAGGAGACTCAACTCTTGACCCTCCTCATTCAGCATGCTAACCAGACCCTCAGTTGTCAACAACTACTAGAGCAAGTCTGGCCAGAGGAGCTGGAAGAAAGGGATTACGAGCTCGTTTTTCTCTATATTTCCTATCTCCGCCAAAAACTCCAAAGCGTTCAGTCCAACTTGCAAATCTTAGGATCTGCAGAAGGGCCTTTCCAACTGACAGGAGGAGACTAG
- a CDS encoding GTP pyrophosphokinase: MNSIYGPCEVYLPTILQTFIQDMEEAAANYKKETSLKLYEHLHARIKTEESMREKCQRKGLPQTSQSALKEIRDAIGVRIITGFTDDIYRIVEYIRQIPTIHIFKEKDYIRQVKPNGYRSYHLILEVTTPYPDCLGNAQGTYFIEIQLRTIAMDSWASLEHQMKYKKNIQNPERITHELKRCADELASCDLTMQTIRDLIQRSDQD, translated from the coding sequence ATGAACTCTATCTATGGCCCTTGCGAAGTCTACTTACCCACTATCTTGCAGACCTTTATTCAAGATATGGAAGAAGCCGCAGCTAATTACAAAAAAGAAACCTCCCTCAAACTATATGAGCATTTGCATGCGCGTATCAAAACCGAGGAAAGTATGCGTGAAAAATGCCAACGCAAAGGCCTTCCTCAGACAAGTCAATCCGCTCTTAAAGAAATCCGTGATGCTATCGGTGTTCGGATTATCACAGGCTTTACAGATGATATCTACCGCATCGTAGAGTATATTCGTCAGATACCCACCATCCATATTTTTAAAGAGAAAGACTATATCCGTCAGGTCAAACCCAATGGCTACCGTTCTTACCATCTGATTCTCGAGGTGACTACCCCCTACCCAGACTGTCTGGGAAATGCCCAAGGCACCTACTTTATTGAGATCCAGCTACGCACGATTGCCATGGATTCCTGGGCCAGCCTTGAGCACCAGATGAAGTACAAGAAAAACATCCAAAACCCTGAACGAATCACGCACGAGCTCAAACGTTGTGCCGATGAGCTTGCTTCTTGTGACTTGACCATGCAGACCATCCGTGATTTGATTCAGCGATCTGACCAAGACTAA
- a CDS encoding metal-sensitive transcriptional regulator: MTNSKYITRLKRSEGQLRGIQKMIEEERDCADIITQLTAVRSSVERVIEMIITENLTACINQPLDDPEAQKERLEKAVQYLIKRK; this comes from the coding sequence ATGACAAACTCAAAGTATATTACACGCCTGAAACGTTCAGAGGGGCAGTTGCGTGGAATTCAAAAGATGATCGAAGAAGAGCGTGATTGTGCAGATATCATTACCCAGTTGACAGCGGTTCGTTCGAGTGTGGAGCGCGTGATTGAGATGATCATTACCGAGAATCTCACAGCCTGCATCAACCAACCCCTAGACGACCCTGAGGCTCAAAAAGAGCGCTTAGAAAAAGCTGTTCAGTACCTTATCAAACGAAAATAG
- a CDS encoding DUF6630 family protein, which translates to MTKEERAEKWFQSVPEAEAIPIQTKMEICSQAAKRMAFIWLGLLGVECLFLFWVTGGELFNQVADFLNQLSEGSPTKNRYKGLALAETLICLPVLIFPSVVAHFFRQNWIRKEAEKVVKEMAPVISGQPYLDGDDRADFSSISGRIFADWVLDDGEKEQNGFELEEVWQQLAAVQDGDRDFLTLIPQQPVKLKGSQLVSDFVQVCQDEDSDGLHFEISVADVERIDENVIYEKNGLSKKETQDMLRAYLENRVTSELEDWEIVLDMRTDEQQNIAIYQEITQLLTDDSEVRSRLTSCFESPKAYFKQYADRYDERGIGEEVDEATIKWLAIADELLAVDAVIELDWKTDKDEFLYQLEPLAAKQTLDLEENWFDEGDDIPTWCKILDERWAGYDFCLACMDINSDSYVLFICKRDILEKLVTLSHTINQRFGHAKNM; encoded by the coding sequence ATGACAAAAGAAGAACGAGCAGAAAAATGGTTTCAGAGTGTTCCTGAGGCAGAAGCTATTCCTATACAAACTAAAATGGAGATCTGTAGTCAGGCAGCGAAGCGAATGGCGTTTATCTGGCTTGGCCTACTTGGTGTGGAATGTTTGTTCCTATTCTGGGTCACTGGGGGTGAACTTTTTAATCAAGTAGCGGACTTTCTAAATCAGCTATCAGAAGGGAGCCCCACAAAAAATCGATATAAGGGTCTCGCACTTGCAGAGACTCTTATTTGTCTGCCTGTCTTGATCTTTCCTAGTGTTGTTGCCCATTTCTTTAGACAAAATTGGATTCGAAAAGAGGCTGAAAAGGTTGTCAAAGAGATGGCCCCTGTTATAAGTGGTCAGCCCTATCTAGATGGAGACGATAGAGCAGATTTTTCTAGCATTTCCGGAAGAATCTTTGCGGATTGGGTGCTAGATGATGGTGAGAAGGAACAAAATGGCTTTGAACTTGAGGAAGTATGGCAGCAACTGGCAGCTGTCCAAGATGGTGATAGGGATTTTCTCACTTTAATACCTCAGCAACCAGTTAAACTAAAGGGGAGTCAGCTTGTATCGGATTTTGTACAGGTTTGTCAGGATGAAGATTCGGACGGTCTTCATTTTGAAATCAGTGTTGCCGATGTTGAACGGATCGACGAGAATGTAATCTACGAAAAAAATGGGCTGAGCAAGAAAGAAACTCAAGACATGCTTCGGGCATATTTGGAGAACAGAGTCACATCAGAGCTAGAAGATTGGGAAATTGTACTAGATATGCGGACAGATGAGCAGCAAAATATCGCAATCTATCAGGAAATAACCCAATTGCTAACAGATGATAGTGAGGTACGATCTCGTTTGACCTCCTGTTTTGAATCACCGAAAGCCTATTTCAAGCAGTATGCAGATAGATACGACGAGCGGGGCATAGGCGAAGAAGTCGATGAAGCTACGATAAAATGGCTTGCTATTGCTGATGAACTGCTCGCTGTAGATGCAGTGATTGAGCTCGATTGGAAGACAGATAAGGACGAATTTCTGTACCAACTAGAGCCTCTGGCAGCTAAACAAACTCTTGATTTGGAGGAGAATTGGTTCGACGAGGGTGATGACATCCCTACTTGGTGTAAAATTTTGGACGAAAGATGGGCTGGATACGATTTCTGTCTTGCTTGTATGGATATTAATAGCGATAGTTATGTGCTATTTATCTGCAAGAGGGATATTCTGGAAAAATTAGTCACCTTGAGTCACACAATCAATCAGCGTTTCGGCCATGCAAAAAATATGTAA
- a CDS encoding prolyl-tRNA synthetase associated domain-containing protein codes for MEAYEKVVEMLNGLDIPFEIVEHEPALTTEQADSFIEGIEGVRTKTMFLTNKKKTAYYLVIMDDKKRLDMDLLKDLVGANRIRMASSESLFEKMSLPAGVVSPFGLLNNTDKDIQVYFDKEIMSEKRMSFHPNTNEKTLFLDTTDILKFLEAIGYEAHIIEL; via the coding sequence ATGGAAGCATACGAAAAAGTAGTAGAGATGCTAAATGGGCTAGATATTCCTTTTGAAATCGTGGAGCACGAGCCAGCCTTGACGACAGAGCAAGCCGATAGCTTTATCGAAGGGATCGAAGGCGTCCGTACCAAGACCATGTTTCTCACCAATAAAAAGAAAACCGCTTATTATCTCGTGATTATGGATGATAAAAAGCGTCTGGATATGGACCTCTTGAAAGACTTGGTAGGAGCCAATAGAATCCGTATGGCTTCCTCTGAGAGCCTGTTTGAAAAAATGAGCTTGCCCGCAGGTGTAGTCTCTCCATTTGGTTTGCTGAACAATACTGACAAGGACATTCAAGTTTATTTTGACAAAGAAATCATGTCTGAAAAACGGATGAGTTTTCACCCCAATACCAATGAAAAAACTCTCTTTTTGGATACGACAGATATACTCAAATTCCTAGAAGCCATTGGCTATGAGGCTCATATCATCGAGTTATAA
- a CDS encoding rhodanese-like domain-containing protein: MVTNISMADFYEKYQNEKLDLIDVREVHEFQAGHAPGAKNLPLSTLEQGYKELKPDHEYHVICQGGVRSASACQFLSAQGLTVINVEGGMNAWPGQVE; encoded by the coding sequence ATGGTAACTAATATCAGCATGGCTGACTTTTATGAAAAATATCAAAATGAAAAACTAGATCTTATCGATGTACGTGAAGTACATGAGTTTCAAGCAGGACATGCGCCAGGTGCAAAAAATCTTCCGTTAAGTACCTTGGAGCAAGGCTACAAAGAACTCAAGCCTGACCATGAATACCATGTCATTTGTCAAGGTGGAGTGCGTTCTGCCTCTGCCTGTCAATTTCTCAGCGCCCAAGGTCTCACCGTTATCAATGTAGAAGGTGGTATGAATGCTTGGCCCGGTCAAGTAGAATAA
- a CDS encoding FAD-dependent oxidoreductase, producing MKIIIVGGVAGGMSAATRLRRLMEDAEIIIFEKGPFVSFANCGLPYYVSGEIANRESLLVQTPESLKARFNLDVRPFHEVIQISPEEHTVTVRHDGQEFTESYDKLILSPGAKPFVPTIEGLAAAKNTYTLRNVPDLDEIMAALDNHPKEAVVIGAGFIGLEMAENLAKRGLQVTIVEKAPHVLPPLDQEMAAFVQAELLANGVRVITSQSATRFEEQGKTIVLENGQKIASDLTILSVGVEPENGLAQAAGIELGLRGGILVDEHYETSQKDIFAVGDAIVVKQEITGQDALISLASPANRQGRQVADVIAGLGRTNKGSIGTAIVRAFDMTAASTGLSERSLSMNQLPYKALHVSGKDHAGYYPGATDMTLKLLFDPNTGKIYGAQGVGKKGVDKRIDILATAIKGNLTVFDLPELEFTYAPPFGSAKDPVNMLGYAALNLIEGLSDNIQWYQLEDELAKGKKFLDVRTSGEFQSGRLKVDTINIPLNELRERLDELDKNQAYIVSCHSGLRSYIAERILKQAGFTVQNLDGAYSLYKMANPKGVEYGN from the coding sequence ACGCCTCATGGAAGATGCTGAGATCATTATTTTTGAGAAAGGTCCCTTTGTTTCCTTTGCAAACTGCGGACTTCCTTACTATGTTTCAGGAGAAATTGCAAACCGTGAGAGTTTATTGGTCCAAACTCCTGAAAGTCTCAAGGCACGCTTTAATCTCGATGTGCGACCATTTCACGAGGTCATCCAGATTTCGCCAGAAGAACACACTGTGACGGTGCGACACGATGGACAGGAATTCACAGAAAGCTACGACAAGCTGATCCTCTCTCCGGGAGCTAAACCATTTGTTCCTACCATTGAAGGTTTGGCAGCAGCTAAGAATACCTACACGCTTCGCAATGTTCCTGATCTCGATGAAATTATGGCAGCCTTGGACAATCATCCAAAAGAAGCTGTCGTCATCGGTGCAGGCTTTATCGGGCTTGAAATGGCTGAAAACCTGGCGAAACGGGGATTGCAAGTCACCATCGTGGAGAAAGCACCCCATGTCTTGCCACCATTAGATCAAGAAATGGCGGCCTTTGTCCAAGCAGAATTGCTGGCAAACGGCGTCCGTGTTATCACTTCTCAGTCTGCGACTCGATTTGAAGAGCAAGGAAAAACCATCGTTCTCGAAAATGGTCAAAAGATTGCTTCTGACCTCACCATCCTTTCTGTCGGTGTTGAACCTGAAAACGGACTGGCTCAGGCAGCTGGGATTGAACTGGGACTACGTGGCGGTATCTTGGTCGACGAACACTACGAAACCAGTCAAAAAGATATTTTTGCAGTTGGAGATGCCATCGTCGTCAAGCAAGAGATTACTGGCCAAGATGCTCTCATCTCTCTTGCTTCTCCTGCCAATCGTCAGGGACGCCAAGTCGCGGACGTCATCGCAGGACTCGGTCGTACAAACAAGGGCAGTATCGGCACTGCAATCGTTCGTGCCTTTGATATGACAGCTGCTTCGACTGGTCTCAGCGAACGTAGTCTTAGCATGAATCAACTTCCTTACAAGGCCCTTCATGTCAGTGGGAAAGACCACGCTGGTTATTATCCTGGCGCTACTGATATGACCTTGAAGCTCCTCTTTGACCCAAACACTGGAAAAATCTATGGTGCCCAAGGAGTTGGGAAGAAAGGTGTTGACAAACGAATCGATATCCTAGCAACTGCTATCAAGGGAAATCTCACCGTCTTTGACTTACCAGAATTAGAGTTCACCTATGCCCCGCCATTTGGCTCTGCCAAGGATCCCGTCAATATGCTGGGCTACGCAGCCTTGAACCTTATCGAAGGTCTCAGCGACAATATCCAGTGGTACCAACTAGAAGACGAACTAGCTAAAGGAAAGAAATTCCTAGATGTGCGGACAAGTGGCGAATTTCAGAGTGGTCGACTCAAAGTCGACACCATCAACATCCCCCTAAACGAACTTCGTGAACGCTTGGATGAACTGGACAAGAACCAAGCCTACATCGTTAGCTGCCACAGTGGTTTGCGTAGCTATATCGCAGAGCGTATCCTCAAACAAGCAGGATTTACCGTCCAAAACCTTGACGGCGCTTATTCACTATACAAAATGGCTAACCCAAAAGGAGTAGAATATGGTAACTAA